agagagagaaaaaaaaatattgtgaaggaTGACATGGTTGAAGCAgcgagatatttttttaatgctgcAACGTTATCAAGATTTTACTCGTCTTCTTATATTGTGCTCATACCAAAAGTGTTGGACCCAAAGAGCTTTGACAAGTTTAGGCCTATAAGCCTTTGCTCTGTGGCCTATAAAATTTTTTCGAAGATTTTGGTTAACAGGTTGACTAGTTTACTTCCGAAACTGATCTCACAAGAATAGGGAGCTTTCATTCCTGGGAGgagtatatttgaaaatattacgcTTCCTCAGCAGATGGTTCAATCATTGAATAAGAAGACCTAGGGTGGTAATATATTGTTGAAAGTTGATATGGCCAAAGCATATGACAGAGTTTACTGGGATTTTCTTTTGCAGGTCTTGAGTAGCTTTGGTTTTAATGACAATTTTTGCAAGTTGATTGCAGAGTGTGTCCAATCtccttggttttctattatgctCAATGGAACTTACAAGGGCTATTTCAAGCCTTCTAAAGGTTTGCGGGAAGGTGATCCGCTTTCACcgtatctttttattattatggaggaaATTTTGTCTCACCTTTTAGTGAATAGATTCAAGGAAGGAAGAATTGGAAAATTTTATCCGAGAGGTGCCCCCTTGGTATCACATTTACTTTATGCAGATGATTTGTTAGTTTTTACAAATGGGGATGCCAGGTAGTTTCAGAGGTTGTTGAGGACCTTAAAGAAGTATAAAAGCTGGTCGGGACAATTAATTAGTACAGAAAaatcatctatttatttttctaggcAGATCAACTTTGCTCGAAAGCTGGAATTGTTGAGAATTTCAGGATTAGTGGAAGGGTCTTTTCCAACTACCTATCTTGGGGTTCCATTAGTCACTGGGCGGTTAATGGCTAGATCCATTGAGCCATTGCTGAATAAAATCCGTGATAAAGTGGCAGGTTGGAAAGTTAGACAATTGTCCCAAAGAGGTCGATTAATCTTGTTGAAGCATGTGCTTTCTTGCATGGCCACTCATTTGTTGGTTGTGCTAAGTGTTCCGTTGGtgtctttgaaaaaaattaactcCATTTTATCGACTTTTTTTGGGGGAGAGAGTAATGGCAGAGCTGAGAGGAAATGGTATCCTTGGTCTAAGATGCGTGCGCCGACTGTGGAAGGAGGATTGGGACTTAGAAAGTTTATGGATGTGTAGCGTTCACTCCAAATGAAAATTGCATGGAGATTGTTGTCGTTGGATCATTTATGGGCCAGGTTCTTCAAGGCTAAATATGTGAAAAGGGGTCATCTGGTTCTTGCAAAAAAATACACCTGCATGTTCACAGTTTTGGAAATCGGTTATGAGAGTTTTACCGGATGTTTGTGATAATATTCGTTGGCGTACTCGAGAGGGTAAGAAGTCTTTTTGGTATGATCAATGGTTGGAGTCTGGTCCTTTATGTTTACATGCTACTACTATTGCAAATCCTTTGCTTTAGATTCAGGAGTGTTGGGTTAACTCTGGTTGGGATTTGGAGTTGTTGGAGGAGTTGGTGGGTAATGAAGTTATGGGGGAGATTATTAGCTCTTTTACAGCAAAAAGAGAAGGGGTTGATTGTATCATTGGAAGCCGACGTCGGATGGTAATTTTTCTTCAGCGAGTGCGTGGGAGGTTATCtgtttaaaacaagagaatcccAAGAATTGAGTGGATTTGGTATCAattgctataaaaaaaatgtcgcTGTGCATGTGGAAGGCTCGCTTCCATTGTCTATCGGTGGATTCCAGAGTGCAGAATTGTGGGTGCACTTGGCCTTGAAATGCAATTGCTGTAATATTGGGAACGTGAAAACGCTTGAGCATGTTCTGTGCTATGGCAAAGTTGCAAAGCAGATATGGGAGAGAGCGGCCAGGGTGATGGGATTATCCTTCATGTATGCAGGAACCTGGTGGGGGCGTGTTCTCCATTGGTTTTTGTTGGCCAAGAAATCTTCGTCAAGGGGCATTTTGATTGGTCTGTTACCCACGATCATTACTTGGTGTTTATGGCAACGTAGGTGCAGAAGACGTATGGAAGGGATTGATTGCTCGGTGGAGGGTCTGTggctttcaataaaattttggcTTAGCAATTTGTATATGGAACAAATGAAGGCAGGGCCCGTCTCACCTAGTGATGAGCAGTTTCTTGCCAATTTTGACATTCCATCGATTCGGACTCAATGCCACATGCCACATTTGGTTGTGTGGAAAAAAGCCAGTTAGTGGGCACATGAAGTTGAACGTGGATGGGAGTTGTAGGAGTAATCCGAGCTCTTATGGGGAAGGAGGTGTGATCTGAGATGCTATTAGCACTGTTAAAGGcgctttttcaattttttttgggtaGGGGACAAATAATGAGGCCGAACTTCGTGCTCTACATGCGGGTGTTGTTTTGTGTAAAGAGTTTGGATTTTTTAATCTAGAGATGAgtgtgaataaaaataattgttgactGGATTCTCTCAAAAAATTGTATAGTTTGGTATCTTTGGGAGTCTTGGGAGCGACGATTAAAGAGCTTCAGGGTGTTAACTTCGTTATTCGGCATCAATATAGGAAATCAAATCAAGTTGCGGATTTTCTGGCACGACAAGGTGAAGTAGGTTTGACATGTAGATATGAGGAGGGTGGGTTACTTCCCCGTCATATCAGGGGTATCCTTCGTATGGATAAACTGGGTCTCCCCAACATTAGAGTTTAAGGTTCCCTGGgtcgtttctttttttttggtttggttttatgtgtttgttttatttgaatatagTTTGGGTTGGCTAGTCTTGTaatcacggttttcctccgccataagtgagaattttatttgaataaaattggAAAAGGCTCACTCGTGGACAGGTGGCCCTGacacttgtttaaaaaaaaaaaaaaaaaaaggtattttaGGATGTTCTaattaggggtgataaacggttcGGTCGGACCGAACAACTGACCgtttcggtccggaccggaccgagatTGACGAGATTGAGACCGGTCAATCTTGGTCCACGTTTTAAAGGATCGAAAAGTTTCTATCCGGTCCACGGTCCAAGATTTTtccggaccgaatgaaaaataaaaataaaaaatattatatattatttatataataatttacaattaaaaattataaatatgatattaacacttattaatattctatgaattaactaatatgtaatatcaattagttaattatatagtaattatataaattaataatataattttcatctaattaattatcattgaccatataaaatattttttttattgagtttgttacataatccacattaataagccacttaatttaatttagtattttaaataaatttttttattaattatttaaaaaaattaagccgGACCCAATGGACCGACgggaccggtccggtccagtccctatgggtgttcgatctggaaaaatgatggataaaaaatattcaatccaTTACCGGATCAGaatggaccggaccggaccatttgCACCCCTAGTTCTAATAAGGAACAGACCCAAATTATGGGCTAGGTAGGATTGGCCCTAGAATCCAGTCAGCTCGCTTATCAGTAAAGGGCCCAGCCCACCCAGAAAGGGTCGTAgctaaaagaatgaaaaaagatGAAAGGGGCCCGCGGGGCATCTCAACTTGTTCTGCAAAACATGTGTGACCAACCAAAAGGATCCTTCCATACATTAAAGACAGGAGGATGTgctcatctttcttttttttcttttttcttatgtatttttttaatcattataaacattttaaaaaaattaaaaattacaacatcattacaaaacacatttttaatcactagaaaaaaaaaatcattcgggACATTAATTCGAAGTCCAAAGCATTTCTGTACGCGTTAATAAGTACCTTATAAATAAATGGAGTTGGAATCTTAAAAACCTTCTGCTTTTTTCTACTGACCAAACATGTTTTGGGCCTCTACAcctaatcatatatatatatatatatttatataattttatttcgtCCCTTTTCTGAAGGGTTTATTTGCGGCAACAAAAGTCGCCGCAAAAACTTGTTTTTGtggcaattttttcttttacgaaaagaaaacacaataaaaaaaatactctttgCGGCCACAGATTAGTCGCTGGAAATAACTTCATCCGCAAATACAACGTTTTCTTGTAGTTAAGAGACCAATTCAGCTTTAACTTCCTTCCTCCCGAAAAATGCAATACGCCACTTCTTTCTAAACTGTCAACAACATAACTGTGATCAAACCCCACTTGATTTcgaatatattttcaattctctctctctttcatttggTTTCAATGAGGAAACCAAAGTTGGTCGCCTTTCCTTCACTGCAAGGCCAGGTGAAGTTCACGGACTACGGCCTGGTGCATGTAGGCTAAGGAGAGGATGTTGAAGGTGGTGAGGAGGATCGTGGAAGAGAGAAAAACAGCTCTGAGAAATACAAACGAGATTGATTCTGCGGACGTGTTACTGCAGGATATCGAAGAATCAAGCGAGGTGCAACGCCTACCGTCAGATTTCACACTGGGAATATCGTATAATTGATGGTCCCTGCAGAGGAAACTGTGCCGACGGCTATGACATTAGCTGTCAAATTTCTCAGTGAATTGTCCCGTCGGTCTAGACAAGCTAACAGTAcgtatgaaaataattttttttttatttgttttgactTGGATTTTAAAATCAATGGTGGGGATTATCTCTGATTTCGTACATGTATGGGTCCGAAGATCTCCACCTCAAGATATATTGATGGGTCCAAGATGTCCATCTCAAATCTGCTTGGTTTGGTTcgtaaatctattttaatttatctcaattcatcgttatatttttttttaattttaacataaaatataataagtaatttaatttttttaaattttaaaataataataataataatattaaaaaataatattctaataatattttatcatttcaattcaatttaacttaatttaacatttaaacatagATGCGTATAAAGTGTTTGACCTTTTGCTAAAGAAGTCGTTTTCACTAAGCACGAACTCAAAACACAGAActgagacaaaaataaaaaaaataaataaatcatattttatattctaagtaTGTAAAAAGTGGCGATGATGTTTCAGAATTGTAAATAATGAAATAGAACTCTATATTAATTGTGTTAGCTCTGGAGTCACTGTCTATATTCATTGCAGAATTTATTGAAATCTAGCTAGTGGGGAAGATTTATTGAAATCTTTCTGGTTGGCAGTTGCTTCCATTAAACATGCATTTATAACAATACTCAATGTTAGACCCAACTTGATgaattatatatgtttggaCTCCACCGTTAGATGTCCATGATGTAGACGTCATTTCGGGTCTTCAAATTGCGTCATCAAATCATGACGTATACTTCTGGGAGTTTTTCACGTGTAGTAAATGGGGTCATGGTTTCCACTGCTTGCATGTGCTGGACTTTGAACTAcgttcttatatatatagcttattTGTAAGCAAGGCTTCTACGTAGGATCTGAGAAAGCCCGCTGAATAATTAGCTTCATCATCAGCAAAATTAGTTTATTTGATATAGTATTGCAACTCGAGGTGATGGATCCAACAAAGATCTATAAAGCTGCAGCTAAAAATGACACCGCATTTTTAGAACAGATCACAAGTAACGAGATGAAGTCCTACCTACAAGATTCTGAGAATATTCTCAAGCCGATAACGGACAACGAGGACTCCATTCTACATGTTGCAACAAAATTCAGACGGATGAGGTTTGCTGAAAAACTCATCAGCTTGGACCAATCACTTATTTATCTGGGAAATAAGAAAGGTGACACTCCCCTACATGTTGCAGCAAGTATAGGGTGTGGGAACATCACAAAACTCCTAATAGATCGTTCAAGTTCAAATATTTTGGAGACGGTGAACATAGACAAGGATACCGCATTGCACCTTGCTATGAGAAATGCTCAACACTCGATTGTGGAGTTACTAATTCGCCACAAACCAGAGCTAGCTATGATGGTGAATGAAGTCGGAGAATCCGCACTCTTTCTTGCTGTAGACAAAAACAATTACCATACTGCTAAGTACATCTTAGACTCTGTTCCAGAATCAATACGCTGTAGAGGAAGGGACCGCATGAATGTGTTGCACGTAGCCATCATTCGGATGGTGACAAGTAAGTTCACTCATCCTCTCCCTACCTTGGTCAAAACCAATGTTCTTTCtttaatgtatattaatatgaaaaggcatagtccaagtacacatgaGATATATAAGAGATAGCACCTATTTaggagaaagaaatagaaacaagaaaatcatattaACCCAACATGCCAAAAGCTAGACAACAGTAGCAGGCCCAGGCTAGCTCTACCCTTTTGAATACATCGTCCCATAATGCTTTAGTAATCTCGCAATGCAGTAGAAGATGGTCCACAATCTCTTCACTTTgtttacacatgcaacaccattCTACCACTACCACCCCGCGTTTCCGTAAGTTATCCGTtgtcaaaatcttaaaaaaatgcCGCCCTAGGCGGGGCCTTGTTTCTCCAAATTCTTTTCCGTAGAAAGTGATTGTTCTGCGGTTGTGTGAGGACCTTATAGAAAGAGCGAGCTGAAAATGTACCTCTCTGGTAGGTGTGCACCACAAAGTATCAGCTTCTTGAGTACGCGGTCTTATGGAGTATATGACCTGGAAGAAATCTTCAATATAATCTCAAAGCTTAATTGTTAATCTAACGTCGCATTATTACTTGTATTAGTTATGGAATGAGCATACTACGCATTAATAAATTGAGCAAATCAAAGCACTCCAGAATGGCGGCTTTAGTTTGAACGTTCATATGCTAAatcgaataatattttatatatatatatatatatatgaaatatttgtattatattaaaaacacaaaaccgAACTTGGGTCCATGGAAGTTCCGTCTCTGATTACAATCCTATGATCTTGTGGTATATAATAATGGGTTGTATTCAGATAGAAAGAAAACAAGAGATCCTATCGCATTAAGTTgggtgagaaaatattttgatatgttaCAAATCCATTACCTTAATCTGTCTCTTGTCTGTAGTTTAGAGTATTATTATTGCTAAATGCTTGTTTCTGTTGTTTTTTCTCGATCTCCTCGTTATCCCAGACAGGCAGAGCTTTTATACCAAGAAAGATTACAATGTAGCAGGTAATTTCATCAGATTGTTGTAGGGTATTGTTTCTTATTTCTCAAGTTTCAGGTCCTGGGTTTCAGAGCTGGTGGCACATTGTTGTTCCAAAATGACATAAATTCAGTAAAATCGATCTGATCTGATTTTTTGAAGACACATTCAGTTGAGATTTGCCACTGAAGAATTTCTGGCGGAGGCTGTGAAGAATTTTCTAGAGAAGGAAGCCCTGTTATCTCTTTTCATTTGTTaacatttccttttgttttcttgaagattTTCTGTCGGAGGTGATAAAAAAAGAGCCAAATTTAGCCTCGGAAGCCGATGATTTTGGGTGGACTCCTCTGCACTATGCTGCACACTACGGCAGTGTGCAAGTCATGAAACTGTTATTAAAATATGCAGGTTCTTCGGCAGCTTACATAAAGGACAAGGAAGGAATGTCTGCTCTTCACATTGCAGCCGAGCAAGGCCACCTCATGGTAGTGACGAAGGTGGTTTCAGAATTTCCTAGTACGTACGAACTATTGGACAATAAAGGCCGTACACCACTCCATGTGGCTGCGGAAAGTGGGAAAAGTTTCTGGACACTCTTGTTTCTAATTCGCAATGTGCCTGATGATCTCATAAACAAGCAAGATAGCAGTGGCAACACGATGTTGCATCTGGCTGCTGTCCACAAACGTTTGAAGAAACTAGCGGCACTGGCAGCTGATAAAAGATTCGACAAAGGGGTTATTAACAAGGAAGGCCTAAGTTGCTtggaaatttataaatcaagtACTATGACGAGTCTGTTCTTTAAGG
This genomic interval from Juglans microcarpa x Juglans regia isolate MS1-56 chromosome 4D, Jm3101_v1.0, whole genome shotgun sequence contains the following:
- the LOC121260103 gene encoding ankyrin repeat-containing protein At5g02620-like, which gives rise to MDPTKIYKAAAKNDTAFLEQITSNEMKSYLQDSENILKPITDNEDSILHVATKFRRMRFAEKLISLDQSLIYLGNKKGDTPLHVAASIGCGNITKLLIDRSSSNILETVNIDKDTALHLAMRNAQHSIVELLIRHKPELAMMVNEVGESALFLAVDKNNYHTAKYILDSVPESIRCRGRDRMNVLHVAIIRMVTNRQSFYTKKDYNVADFLSEVIKKEPNLASEADDFGWTPLHYAAHYGSVQVMKLLLKYAGSSAAYIKDKEGMSALHIAAEQGHLMVVTKVVSEFPSTYELLDNKGRTPLHVAAESGKSFWTLLFLIRNVPDDLINKQDSSGNTMLHLAAVHKRLKKLAALAADKRFDKGVINKEGLSCLEIYKSSTMTSLFFKLFIPMFEAFGYLPSLQAAFPRRTIKVQTTGTSEPQIESRNTSKQKENDSSINGKTEQGADSSFVKEKANVDLLVATFVATVTFAAIFTMPYREDGATSGQKLAFGTFAIANSISFVLSTASMFLHFYAFGMKEEIPDAFPGFLTWSEQLIPCAVHALVVAYSTGSYGVMARSYPKIASWAFGLGFVFFIGPLFAVIKTVHLMAT